The DNA segment GGTTCGGATGATTCCGGTACCAGGAAAAAAAGTCGGTGATTGGGTTGAATTCGGCGGCTTGCTAGGACACAGTCCCATTATGGCGGTAAATCCTTTTTCCTGTGTCGATTTTATTGCTCGTGGCGGTCGTATCCCGGCTCCGGTGCGCAGCTTAACGAATTAGTTTTTCATTTTGATGCTTCAACTGCTAATTGTGTGGTTGAGGCATCTTTTTTCGTGGCTACGGCAGGATTTAGACTAGGGTGAGAGCGAAGAGGACGATAGAGAAGGAAGGGGATGACTATGCGGTTAACTAAAGCGACAAAACAAATGATGTTACAATTATTAGAAGAGCGTTATGAAGGGATGGAGACGGCCCTGCATTACAACACGCCCTTTGAACTGTTGATTGCGGTAATCTTGTCTGCGCAGTGTACCGATGTGCGGGTCAATGTGATAACAGAGCGAATGTTTCCTCGATATAATACGCCAGAAGCAATATTGACACTTGGTGTAGAAGGGCTTGAAGAGCAAATCCGTGATTGCGGCCTTTTTCGCAGCAAAGCGAAGAATATCATGTTGACTTGTCAAATACTTGTTGATGATTTTGCTAGCCAAGTGCCGGGTGATATGAACGCGTTACTTAGATTACCAGGTGTCGGACGGAAAACGGCTAATGTGATTTTGAGTCACTTGTTTAATGTCCCGGCTATTGCTGTTGATACGCATGTATTTCGTGTGGCGAATCGATTGAGATTGGCAGTTGGCGATACGCCGCGTGAAGTGGAAGATCAATTAATGCAGGCGATTCCAAGAGAGAAATGGAGCGAAGCGCATCATTGGCTGATTTGGCATGGGCGAAAGATATGCAAGGCGCGCAGACCATTATGCACAGTTTGTCCATTAATGGAAAGTTGTCCTAGTAAAGTTGTTGAATAATATTCGTGAAGATGGTATAGTTATGCAAAAGAAGGAGGGGCTGACATGCAATATAGGAAAGCTCGTTTTAGTGATGTGGAACAAATCCATAAACTGGTTAATGACTATGCTGCGGAGGGACTTATGTTGGCCCGGTCGCGCAATGTGCTTTATGAATCATTACGCGAATTTATCCTGGCGGAAGATGAAGGGCATATTGTCGGAGTGGGAGCGTTGCACCTAATCTGGGATGCCTTGGCTGAAGTGAGGACGATGGCGGTAGCGCCGGAATATAAGGAAAAAGGCGTTGGCCGAAAAATAGTGGAAACCCTGATTGAAGAAGGGCGCGAGCTTGGCGTGACGGAAATTTTTGCTTTGACGTATCAGCCAGGTTTTTTTGCAAAACTAGGTTTTTACGAAGTGCAAAAAGAAGAGTTGCCGCATAAAGTCTGGAAAGAATGCATAAATTGCCCTAAATTTCCGAATTGCGACGAAACCGCGGTTACAATTAAGATTTAGAGCGTTCAATAGGAGCT comes from the Azotosporobacter soli genome and includes:
- the nth gene encoding endonuclease III, which gives rise to MRLTKATKQMMLQLLEERYEGMETALHYNTPFELLIAVILSAQCTDVRVNVITERMFPRYNTPEAILTLGVEGLEEQIRDCGLFRSKAKNIMLTCQILVDDFASQVPGDMNALLRLPGVGRKTANVILSHLFNVPAIAVDTHVFRVANRLRLAVGDTPREVEDQLMQAIPREKWSEAHHWLIWHGRKICKARRPLCTVCPLMESCPSKVVE
- a CDS encoding N-acetyltransferase, translated to MQYRKARFSDVEQIHKLVNDYAAEGLMLARSRNVLYESLREFILAEDEGHIVGVGALHLIWDALAEVRTMAVAPEYKEKGVGRKIVETLIEEGRELGVTEIFALTYQPGFFAKLGFYEVQKEELPHKVWKECINCPKFPNCDETAVTIKI